CGCCCATCAGGTAGACCGCCGGGTACTTCATGGTCACCTTGGAGCCAATGTTGCCGTCGATCCACTCCATGGTCGCGCCCTCCTCGCAGATGGCCCGTTTGGTCACGAGGTTGTAGACGTTGTTCGACCAGTTCTGGATGGTGGTGTAGCGGCAGCGGGCGCCTTTCTTGACAATGATCTCCACCACCGCTGAGTGCAGCGAGTCTGAGGAGTAGATGGGTGCGGTGCAGCCCTCCACGTAATGCACATAGGCGTCCTCGTCGACGATGATCAGGGTCCGCTCGAACTGCCCCATGTTCTCGGTGTTGATCCGGAAGTAGGCCTGCAGTGGGATGGAGACGTGGACGCCCTTGGGCACGTACACGAAGGAGCCACCGGACCACACAGCAGTGTTCAGTGATGCGAATTTGTTGTCACCGGCCGGAATGATGGTGGTGAAGTATTCCTTGAACAGATCGGGATACTCCTTGAGGGCGGTATCCGTGTCCAGGAAGATCACACCCTGCCGTTCCAGCTCCTGGTTGATCTTGTGATACACCACCTCAGACTCGTACTGGGCCGCAACTCCCGCCACGAGACGTGCCTTCTCGGCCTCCGGGATGCCAAGCTTGTCGTAGGTATTCTTGATGTCCTCAGGCAGGTCCTCCCAGGACTGGGCCTGGCGCTCCGTGGAACGCACGAAGTATTTGATGTTGTCGAAGTCAATTTCGTTCAGGTCAGCACCCCAGGACGGCATCGGTTTCTTGCCGAACAGCCTGAGTGCCTTGAGCCGCAGGGCCAGCATCCAATCGGGCTCCCCCTTCAGCTCTGAGATGTGCCTGACCACAGCCTCATTGAGGCCACGCTGGGCGGAGGCACCGGCGGCATCAGAGTCATGCCAGCCATACTGGTAGCCACTCAGGGCTTCCAGGTGCTCGTCCTGGGTGGCCTCCACTCCGGGGGCCTGTGGCGTGGTCGTCATAGGGTCACTTCCTGATCTTGCTCGGTATGACGGGATTGGGGACGTGGGTGGTGCAGACCCCATCCCCATGGGCAATAGTCGCCAACCGCTGAACGTGACTGCCGAGCAGCCGTGAGAAGAGCTGGGTCTCGACCTCACACAGCTGCGGGAACTCGGCAGCCACATGGGCCACCGGGCAGTGATGCTGACACAGCTGGTCACCTGAACGAACCGGCTTGACCGATGGGGCGTAGGTGGCGCCCAGAGCCTCAGTGAGCAGCTCGATGGGGGCGCGCTCAGGATGGGCTTCGCGTAGCTCGTTGAAACGGCTTTCGATCTCGTCCACCCGCTCCGACGCCAACTCGACCATAGCTTCGGGCCCTGCAGCCTCGATCAGCCGCCGGATAGCCACTATGGCCAGCTCGTCGTAAGCCTGGTGGAACTCAGAGCGTCCGGCATCGGTGAGGAAGAACACCTTGGAGGGGCGCCCTCGGCCACGGGCTCCATAGACTCTCTGTTCACGTGAGCCCAGAGTCCCGTCCTCCA
The sequence above is drawn from the Arachnia rubra genome and encodes:
- a CDS encoding helix-turn-helix transcriptional regulator — encoded protein: MSAAMQEADNSTRERVVRSILEHGPSTARELAERMKLTPAAIRRHLSSLLEDGTLGSREQRVYGARGRGRPSKVFFLTDAGRSEFHQAYDELAIVAIRRLIEAAGPEAMVELASERVDEIESRFNELREAHPERAPIELLTEALGATYAPSVKPVRSGDQLCQHHCPVAHVAAEFPQLCEVETQLFSRLLGSHVQRLATIAHGDGVCTTHVPNPVIPSKIRK
- the sufB gene encoding Fe-S cluster assembly protein SufB, which produces MTTTPQAPGVEATQDEHLEALSGYQYGWHDSDAAGASAQRGLNEAVVRHISELKGEPDWMLALRLKALRLFGKKPMPSWGADLNEIDFDNIKYFVRSTERQAQSWEDLPEDIKNTYDKLGIPEAEKARLVAGVAAQYESEVVYHKINQELERQGVIFLDTDTALKEYPDLFKEYFTTIIPAGDNKFASLNTAVWSGGSFVYVPKGVHVSIPLQAYFRINTENMGQFERTLIIVDEDAYVHYVEGCTAPIYSSDSLHSAVVEIIVKKGARCRYTTIQNWSNNVYNLVTKRAICEEGATMEWIDGNIGSKVTMKYPAVYLMGEQARGETLSIAFAGEGQHQDAGSKMVHCAPHTSSSIISKSVARAGGRSSYRGLVKVEPGAHHSASSVKCDALLVDTVSRSDTYPYVDVREDDVSMAHEATVSKVSDDQLFYLMSRGMEEDEAMAMIVRGFVEPIAKELPMEYALELNRLIALQMEGAVG